From the genome of Flavobacterium luteolum, one region includes:
- a CDS encoding B12-binding domain-containing radical SAM protein: MKTKLFVITPPFTQLNTPYPATAYIKGFLNTKNIESVQADLGIDVILELFSRKGLIDLFQVSGFKFEAVGNEISDNSKRIFALQDEYIKTIDPVIQFLQGKNPTLALQICQEDFLPEASRFAQLEELDWAFGSMGTQDKAKHLATLYLEDISDFIVECVDENFGFSRYAERLGRSANSFDELYKALQQKPTYIDSILISLLKAKIGAVKPTLFLISVPFPGNLYSAFRCAQWVKQNHPEIKISMGGGFPNTELRSLSDKRVFEFFDFITLDDGEVPIEELIFHLENPDSDSFKRTFLLEKGEVIYKNNSLKHDYKQSQVGTPDYSDLPLDKYISVIEIVNPMHRMWSDGRWNKLTMAHGCYWGKCTFCDISLDYIKVYEPVAASLLCDRMEELIEQTGQNGFHFVDEAAPPALMRALALEILKRKLAVTWWTNIRFEKSFSKDLCLLLKASGCIAVSGGLEVASDRLLKLIDKGVTVEQVAKVTRNFTEAGIMVHAYLMYGYPTQTIQETVDSLEMVRQLFEAGVLQSGFWHQFALTAHSPVGLYPEQFGVTKKTETIGTFANNDIEYIDATGINHDKFSFGLKKSLFNFMHGICFDYELQDWFDFKIPKTKIHPDFIFNALEEQNDFNTKPNAKVVWLGGKPAAEIFTKSKKGRSWEMMSLTFHDKKESFDIQTSKEEGEWLTSILLKIAVSGSKSYTFQEVKNDFETELEDFELFWYSRPVNTLREFGLLVL, translated from the coding sequence TTGAAAACGAAACTTTTTGTAATTACGCCTCCTTTTACCCAACTGAATACACCGTATCCGGCAACGGCTTATATAAAAGGTTTTCTGAATACCAAAAATATCGAATCGGTTCAAGCAGATTTGGGTATTGATGTGATTTTGGAATTGTTTTCTAGGAAAGGATTGATTGATTTGTTTCAAGTTTCAGGTTTCAAGTTTGAAGCTGTTGGAAACGAAATCTCAGATAATTCAAAACGCATTTTTGCTCTTCAAGACGAATACATCAAAACAATCGATCCTGTCATTCAGTTTCTGCAAGGAAAAAATCCAACTTTGGCTTTGCAGATTTGTCAGGAAGATTTTCTGCCCGAAGCTTCTCGTTTTGCGCAATTGGAAGAACTCGACTGGGCTTTTGGTTCAATGGGAACTCAAGATAAAGCTAAACATTTGGCGACTTTATATCTCGAAGATATTTCAGATTTTATTGTCGAATGTGTTGATGAGAATTTTGGCTTCAGCCGATATGCTGAGCGTTTAGGACGAAGTGCCAACTCGTTTGACGAATTATATAAAGCTTTGCAGCAAAAGCCAACTTATATCGATTCGATTTTAATTTCACTTTTGAAAGCTAAAATTGGAGCTGTAAAACCAACTTTATTTCTAATTTCTGTTCCTTTTCCAGGAAATTTATATAGTGCGTTTCGTTGTGCACAATGGGTAAAACAAAACCATCCCGAAATTAAGATTTCGATGGGAGGAGGTTTTCCAAATACAGAATTACGTTCGCTTTCAGATAAACGCGTTTTTGAGTTTTTTGATTTTATCACATTAGATGATGGAGAAGTGCCAATTGAAGAACTGATTTTTCATTTAGAAAATCCTGATTCTGATTCTTTTAAAAGAACATTTTTGTTAGAAAAAGGTGAAGTTATCTATAAAAATAATTCTCTAAAACACGATTATAAACAATCTCAAGTTGGAACCCCAGATTACTCCGATCTGCCTTTGGATAAATATATTTCGGTTATCGAAATTGTAAATCCGATGCACAGAATGTGGAGCGATGGACGTTGGAATAAACTCACAATGGCTCATGGATGTTATTGGGGAAAATGTACTTTCTGTGATATTTCTTTAGATTATATAAAAGTTTATGAGCCTGTTGCGGCAAGTTTGCTTTGCGATCGAATGGAGGAATTAATCGAGCAGACAGGTCAAAACGGATTTCATTTTGTAGATGAAGCTGCTCCGCCCGCTTTAATGCGTGCTTTGGCTCTTGAAATTCTAAAAAGAAAACTTGCGGTAACCTGGTGGACAAATATTCGTTTTGAAAAAAGCTTCTCAAAAGATTTATGTCTATTGCTAAAAGCTTCTGGCTGTATTGCAGTTTCAGGAGGTTTGGAAGTCGCTTCAGATCGATTGTTGAAATTAATTGATAAAGGTGTTACCGTCGAACAAGTCGCAAAAGTAACTCGTAATTTTACCGAAGCTGGAATTATGGTTCATGCTTATTTGATGTATGGATATCCAACGCAAACCATTCAGGAAACGGTGGATAGTCTTGAGATGGTTCGCCAATTATTTGAAGCTGGAGTTTTGCAGTCTGGATTTTGGCATCAATTTGCTTTAACGGCACATAGTCCAGTTGGGTTGTATCCGGAACAATTTGGCGTGACCAAAAAAACGGAAACGATTGGAACTTTCGCAAATAATGATATTGAATATATCGATGCAACAGGAATCAATCACGACAAGTTCAGTTTCGGATTAAAAAAATCGCTTTTTAATTTCATGCACGGAATCTGTTTTGATTACGAACTTCAGGATTGGTTTGATTTTAAAATTCCGAAAACCAAAATCCATCCCGATTTTATTTTTAATGCATTAGAAGAACAAAACGATTTCAATACAAAACCAAATGCAAAAGTGGTTTGGCTTGGAGGAAAACCCGCTGCAGAAATCTTTACAAAATCAAAAAAAGGAAGAAGTTGGGAAATGATGTCGCTAACTTTTCATGATAAAAAAGAAAGTTTCGATATCCAAACGAGTAAAGAAGAAGGCGAGTGGCTAACTTCAATTTTATTAAAAATAGCCGTTTCTGGCTCTAAAAGTTATACTTTTCAGGAGGTTAAAAATGATTTTGAAACCGAATTAGAAGATTTCGAATTGTTTTGGTATTCTAGACCTGTAAACACTTTACGTGAGTTTGGATTACTTGTTCTTTAA
- a CDS encoding alpha/beta hydrolase family protein, producing the protein MAGTLSLPKKEGNFPVVILISGSGAQNRDEEALQHKPFLVLADYLTRKGIAVLRFDDRGFGESTGDFKSATTTDFVKDVQAGVDYLKTRKEIDKSKIGLIGHSEGGVIAPIVAGNSKDISFIVLMAGTGIRGDKLLLLQKELIEKQKGISEAMIQQNKEILKGAYDIIVQSTVNDDNLKASVTAYFKSKLLSEEQAKTTTDQITGSWIYNFLKLDPAPYLEKVKCPVLAINGSKDLQVPSEINLQNINKALTKAGNKKVTTKELPNLNHLFQECKTGLPEEYASIEQTISPTALEEISSWVLLQTK; encoded by the coding sequence TTGGCAGGAACTTTATCGTTGCCTAAAAAAGAAGGTAATTTTCCAGTAGTTATTCTAATTTCCGGAAGCGGTGCGCAAAATCGAGATGAAGAAGCATTACAACATAAACCATTCTTAGTTCTAGCAGATTATCTTACCAGAAAAGGAATTGCTGTTTTGCGTTTCGATGATCGTGGTTTTGGAGAGTCTACTGGTGATTTTAAAAGTGCAACTACTACAGATTTTGTAAAAGATGTACAGGCTGGTGTTGACTATTTGAAAACTAGGAAGGAAATTGATAAAAGTAAAATTGGTTTAATTGGACATAGTGAAGGAGGAGTAATTGCTCCAATTGTTGCTGGAAATTCTAAAGATATCTCATTTATTGTTTTAATGGCAGGAACAGGAATTCGAGGTGATAAATTGCTTCTCTTGCAAAAGGAATTAATAGAAAAACAAAAGGGAATTTCAGAAGCAATGATACAGCAGAACAAAGAAATTCTTAAGGGTGCTTATGATATTATTGTGCAAAGTACGGTAAATGATGATAATTTGAAAGCGAGTGTTACCGCTTATTTTAAATCAAAATTATTAAGTGAAGAGCAAGCTAAAACTACCACAGATCAAATTACAGGTTCTTGGATTTATAATTTTTTAAAACTTGACCCAGCTCCATATTTAGAAAAAGTAAAATGCCCAGTTTTGGCAATTAATGGAAGCAAAGATTTGCAAGTTCCTTCAGAAATAAATCTTCAAAATATTAATAAGGCTTTGACAAAAGCAGGAAATAAAAAGGTGACAACTAAAGAACTGCCAAATTTAAATCATTTATTTCAAGAGTGTAAAACGGGATTACCTGAAGAGTATGCATCAATTGAGCAAACAATATCTCCGACAGCATTAGAAGAGATTTCAAGCTGGGTTCTGTTGCAGACGAAATAA
- a CDS encoding GIY-YIG nuclease family protein gives MHLQEGFHTYFIYILTNKAKSVFYVGVTNNLKKKLIKHKENILLNNKTFASKYNVEFLLYYEKFTWIQEAIPREKEIKGWRREKKIDLIKTINPELKFLEY, from the coding sequence ATGCATTTACAAGAAGGTTTTCATACGTATTTCATTTATATTTTGACAAATAAAGCAAAATCTGTTTTTTATGTTGGAGTTACTAACAATTTAAAAAAGAAGTTAATAAAGCATAAAGAGAATATTTTATTGAACAATAAAACTTTTGCTTCGAAATACAATGTCGAGTTCTTACTTTATTACGAAAAATTTACTTGGATTCAAGAAGCGATTCCGAGGGAGAAAGAAATTAAAGGGTGGAGGAGAGAAAAGAAAATTGATTTAATTAAAACTATAAATCCTGAATTGAAATTTTTGGAGTATTAA
- a CDS encoding T9SS type B sorting domain-containing protein — MKQKLLLFFIFFTASISAQSIQWQNTIGGNDYDWCDFIEKTNDGNYISGGYSYSNISGDKNENSRGQNDFWLFKLDNLTGNLLWQKTIGGNSNDHLVSAKETTDGGYILGGYSSSGISGEKTQNSRGGDDYWIVKLDSNRNIIWDKTYGGTGTDRVTSIIETEDGGYLIGGESDSNISGDKTENSKGGIDIWLIKIDNLGAIVWQKTLGGNNFDLISCISKTNDHNYVLAASSSSNISGNKTQNSKGISDYWILKLDLNGSIIWQNTIGGNNGDYAKTVIVTPDGNYLIGGDSSSGISGDKTEKTLNNSTDVWLVKLDSNGQLIWQKNFGGDSTEIFANMRATSDNGLVLGIMSYSGISGIKTEASQGDRDYWIVKLDVNNVVEWDKSFGGSSLDQTQSIIQSNDGSYVVAGWSQSNISGDKTENKSGLQDFWILKFSVCNTSKPAADSQQSFCIQQNATLSDIQVIGQNLKWFDTFFSASTLPETTLLESRVYYVSQTLNNCESERLPVTVKIQDTPLPSANSPQQFCIQKNAKISDIAINGQSIKWYESSSSTSHLSESTSLENGITYYASQTVSTCESDRIPVTISILEASAGDCIRLVNEIPYPKFFTPNGDSFNDTWTIDPDYLAPNSTIRIFDRYGKLIKELGLNTSWNGTYLGNPEPASDYWFTATSINGKEYRGHFSLKR; from the coding sequence ATGAAACAAAAATTACTTCTATTTTTTATATTTTTCACTGCCTCAATTTCAGCACAAAGCATTCAATGGCAAAATACTATCGGCGGTAATGATTATGATTGGTGCGATTTCATAGAAAAAACAAATGATGGAAATTACATTTCCGGAGGTTATTCTTATTCTAATATTTCGGGAGATAAAAATGAAAATTCAAGAGGCCAAAATGATTTTTGGCTCTTTAAACTTGATAATTTAACTGGAAATTTATTATGGCAAAAAACCATTGGTGGCAATAGTAATGATCACTTAGTTTCTGCGAAAGAAACGACAGATGGAGGTTATATACTAGGAGGATATAGTTCTTCAGGAATTTCTGGAGAAAAAACTCAAAATTCTAGAGGGGGCGATGATTACTGGATTGTAAAGCTTGATTCTAACAGAAATATTATTTGGGACAAAACCTACGGAGGAACCGGAACAGATCGAGTAACCTCCATAATTGAAACTGAAGATGGAGGGTATTTAATTGGAGGAGAATCTGATTCTAATATTTCTGGTGATAAAACTGAAAATTCTAAAGGAGGTATTGATATCTGGCTTATCAAGATAGATAATCTAGGGGCTATTGTCTGGCAAAAAACATTAGGAGGAAATAATTTCGATTTAATTTCGTGTATCAGCAAAACAAATGACCATAATTATGTTTTAGCGGCATCTTCCAGTTCGAATATATCGGGTAATAAAACTCAAAACTCTAAAGGGATTTCCGATTACTGGATTTTAAAACTTGACCTTAATGGATCGATCATTTGGCAAAATACTATTGGTGGCAATAATGGTGATTATGCAAAAACAGTAATCGTTACACCAGATGGAAATTATTTAATTGGAGGCGATTCTTCTTCAGGAATTTCTGGCGATAAAACAGAAAAGACCCTTAATAATTCTACAGATGTCTGGCTTGTCAAATTAGATAGTAATGGACAATTAATCTGGCAGAAGAATTTTGGAGGAGATAGTACGGAAATTTTTGCTAATATGCGAGCAACTTCTGACAATGGTTTGGTTCTTGGAATTATGTCCTACTCAGGAATTTCTGGAATCAAAACAGAAGCTTCTCAAGGCGATCGCGATTATTGGATTGTAAAATTAGATGTAAATAATGTAGTAGAATGGGACAAAAGTTTTGGAGGATCTAGTCTTGATCAAACACAATCAATAATTCAATCGAATGACGGCTCGTATGTCGTTGCAGGTTGGTCACAATCTAATATTTCTGGAGATAAAACTGAAAATAAAAGTGGGTTACAAGATTTTTGGATTCTTAAATTTAGTGTCTGCAATACCTCAAAACCAGCAGCAGATTCTCAGCAATCTTTCTGCATACAACAAAACGCAACTTTAAGCGATATTCAAGTTATTGGACAAAATCTAAAATGGTTTGACACTTTTTTTTCGGCATCTACTTTACCCGAGACAACTTTATTAGAAAGCCGCGTTTATTATGTTTCTCAAACCTTGAATAACTGCGAAAGCGAAAGATTACCTGTTACTGTAAAAATACAAGATACACCACTTCCATCTGCCAATTCTCCACAGCAGTTTTGCATTCAAAAAAATGCAAAAATTAGTGATATTGCAATAAATGGCCAAAGCATTAAATGGTACGAAAGTTCTTCCTCTACAAGTCATTTATCAGAATCAACTTCATTAGAAAATGGAATTACTTATTATGCTTCTCAAACAGTAAGTACTTGTGAAAGTGACAGAATTCCTGTAACAATAAGCATTCTAGAAGCATCAGCTGGAGATTGTATTCGTTTGGTTAATGAAATTCCGTATCCAAAATTCTTTACTCCAAATGGAGATAGTTTTAATGATACTTGGACAATTGACCCTGATTATTTAGCTCCTAATTCAACTATTAGAATATTTGATCGTTACGGAAAACTTATTAAAGAACTAGGATTAAATACTTCTTGGAACGGAACTTATCTAGGAAATCCAGAACCTGCTTCAGACTATTGGTTCACCGCAACTAGTATAAATGGAAAAGAATATAGAGGTCATTTTTCTTTAAAGAGATAA
- a CDS encoding L,D-transpeptidase family protein: MRIWYTPIIAIVFLIVFSCNSKADKKEENSIKTVEKMPELKLTIDSVRIAKFYENYPKLDKFKNDVTSLYQKNKSTQLWQDNKGIVEFANTLFNQYKNLDQEGLKANYPYNEQLNSVFDNNANTKLSKEDTDLLLSNLYYYYGEKVGGFDEKTVVSLEWLLPRKKLNYQVLSDSIFKKSTILDDKKRKMFSQYYKLRDALKEYREIEKNGGWKTIEAGEDYKSLKLGDSSTVIAQIRERLFVTKDLKEDTKSTVCDTVLMKALKNYELRHGYVPKNTILLEHINDLNIPVSDRIKTIIANMERCRWIDPELEKGQKYIEVNIPEFKLYIIEDGKIAFTSAVVVGRALTKTVIFSGMMSNIVFSPYWNVPPSIIKSEIKPGMARDKNYLQKKNLEWNNGAVRQLPGKNNSLGLVKFLFPNSSNIYLHDTPSKSLFERESRAFSHGCVRVAKPRELAIELLKPDPAWNPERIDKAMHAGKESWYTLKKKVPVYIGYFTAWVDREGNLNFYKDIYGRDESLIKLLTEE; this comes from the coding sequence ATGAGAATCTGGTATACGCCTATTATTGCTATTGTTTTTTTGATTGTTTTTTCGTGTAATTCGAAAGCTGATAAAAAAGAGGAAAACTCGATAAAAACGGTTGAAAAAATGCCTGAATTAAAACTTACAATTGACAGTGTTCGTATTGCGAAGTTTTATGAAAATTATCCGAAACTGGATAAATTCAAAAATGATGTAACTTCTTTATATCAAAAAAACAAATCAACTCAATTATGGCAGGACAATAAAGGAATTGTCGAATTTGCCAATACATTGTTCAATCAATACAAAAATCTCGATCAGGAAGGATTAAAAGCCAATTATCCTTATAACGAACAATTAAATTCGGTTTTTGATAATAATGCGAATACTAAACTTTCAAAAGAAGATACCGATTTGCTTCTTTCTAATTTATATTACTATTATGGTGAAAAAGTAGGCGGTTTTGACGAAAAAACAGTAGTTTCTTTAGAATGGCTTTTACCTCGTAAAAAACTGAACTACCAAGTGCTTTCAGATTCGATCTTTAAGAAATCAACCATTTTGGATGATAAGAAAAGAAAGATGTTTAGCCAATATTATAAGCTTCGCGATGCTCTTAAAGAATATAGAGAAATAGAGAAAAACGGAGGCTGGAAAACTATTGAGGCGGGAGAAGATTATAAAAGTTTAAAATTAGGCGATTCGTCTACTGTTATTGCACAGATTAGAGAACGACTTTTTGTAACCAAAGATCTTAAGGAAGATACCAAAAGCACAGTTTGCGATACGGTTTTAATGAAAGCCTTAAAAAACTATGAATTACGTCATGGTTATGTACCCAAAAACACCATTTTATTGGAGCATATAAACGATTTGAACATTCCTGTTTCAGACCGCATCAAAACGATTATTGCCAATATGGAACGCTGTCGATGGATTGATCCTGAGTTAGAAAAAGGGCAGAAGTACATAGAGGTTAATATTCCTGAATTTAAATTGTATATAATTGAAGATGGAAAAATCGCATTTACATCTGCAGTTGTAGTGGGAAGGGCATTGACAAAAACCGTAATTTTTAGCGGAATGATGAGCAATATTGTTTTCAGTCCGTATTGGAACGTTCCGCCAAGTATTATCAAATCTGAGATAAAACCTGGAATGGCTAGGGATAAAAATTATTTACAAAAGAAAAACTTAGAGTGGAATAATGGCGCCGTTCGTCAGCTTCCAGGTAAAAATAATTCACTTGGTCTGGTGAAGTTTTTATTTCCAAATTCAAGCAATATTTATCTGCACGATACGCCTTCAAAAAGTTTGTTTGAAAGAGAAAGCAGAGCGTTTAGCCACGGTTGTGTTCGTGTTGCAAAACCTAGAGAATTGGCAATTGAATTATTAAAACCAGATCCAGCATGGAATCCAGAAAGAATTGATAAAGCAATGCATGCAGGAAAGGAAAGCTGGTATACGTTGAAGAAAAAAGTTCCAGTTTATATTGGTTATTTTACGGCTTGGGTAGATCGCGAAGGCAATCTAAATTTCTATAAAGATATTTACGGAAGAGATGAAAGTTTGATTAAACTCTTAACTGAAGAATAA
- a CDS encoding response regulator transcription factor, with protein MRNFKILYAEDDETLAFLTKDNLEQNNYEVIHCSDGKSALKIFEEEEFDICIFDIMMPKMDGFELAEAVRKIDLDVPIIFLSAKTLKEDRIKGLRLGADDYLIKPFSIEELLLKIEIFLKRSQKNIPTAKTIYEVGKYHFDTKNFILFNDEEKVGLTQREAELLKLFLDHKNSVLKREQILTSLWGTDDYFMGRSLDVFISRLRKILANEQGISIENLHGIGFRFSIG; from the coding sequence ATGAGAAATTTCAAAATACTATATGCCGAAGATGATGAAACCCTAGCGTTTTTAACCAAAGATAATTTGGAGCAAAACAATTATGAGGTAATACATTGTTCAGACGGAAAATCAGCTTTGAAAATTTTTGAGGAAGAAGAATTCGATATTTGCATTTTTGATATTATGATGCCAAAAATGGACGGTTTTGAACTTGCTGAAGCGGTTCGAAAAATTGATCTTGATGTTCCTATTATTTTTCTTTCTGCCAAAACTTTAAAGGAAGATCGCATTAAAGGCCTGCGTTTAGGCGCCGATGATTATTTAATAAAGCCTTTTAGTATTGAAGAATTGCTTTTGAAAATTGAAATTTTCTTAAAACGTTCACAGAAAAATATCCCGACTGCAAAAACGATTTACGAAGTTGGTAAATATCACTTTGACACCAAAAACTTTATTCTTTTCAATGATGAAGAAAAAGTTGGTTTGACACAGCGTGAAGCCGAATTATTGAAACTTTTTCTAGACCATAAAAATTCCGTTTTGAAAAGAGAACAGATTTTAACTTCTTTATGGGGAACAGATGACTACTTTATGGGAAGAAGTCTAGATGTTTTTATTTCACGTTTGCGTAAAATCTTAGCAAACGAACAAGGAATTTCGATAGAAAACCTACATGGAATTGGGTTTAGGTTTTCGATTGGGTAA
- a CDS encoding MBL fold metallo-hydrolase: protein MKLHHLRNASLVIETEKHVILVDPMLGKRKTIPPFTIFRYKPKRNPLVALPKNSRDILSRVTHCLITHLHPDHIDKAGEVFLRRKSIPVICSSKDEKALVQRGLSVIQTLEYWEPQKFLDGKITGIPAIHGYGFVAKLMGNVMGFLIELADQKSIYISSDTIFTEHVNKVLTQLKPDISIVACGTARLDIGQPLLMRMNDILKFVTLAPGKVLANHLEALNHCPTTRLQLRTALSDHGLLSKTSIPNDGECIEY from the coding sequence ATGAAATTACATCATTTGCGAAATGCCTCTTTGGTAATTGAAACAGAAAAGCATGTCATTTTAGTTGACCCAATGTTAGGTAAAAGAAAAACAATTCCACCTTTTACTATTTTCAGATACAAACCAAAACGAAATCCGCTGGTGGCTTTGCCAAAAAACAGCCGCGACATCTTAAGCCGTGTGACGCATTGTTTGATTACGCATTTGCATCCAGATCACATTGACAAAGCAGGTGAAGTTTTTTTGAGAAGAAAAAGCATTCCTGTTATCTGCAGTTCAAAAGATGAAAAAGCACTTGTACAACGAGGACTGAGTGTCATTCAAACTTTGGAATATTGGGAACCTCAAAAATTTCTTGACGGAAAAATCACCGGAATTCCAGCAATTCACGGCTACGGATTTGTTGCTAAATTAATGGGAAATGTAATGGGATTTCTTATCGAACTGGCAGATCAAAAATCTATTTATATTAGTTCTGATACCATTTTTACAGAGCATGTAAACAAAGTATTAACGCAGCTTAAACCAGACATTTCGATTGTTGCCTGCGGAACCGCAAGATTAGATATTGGACAGCCTTTATTAATGCGAATGAATGATATTCTAAAATTTGTCACACTAGCTCCAGGGAAAGTTCTTGCTAATCATTTAGAAGCATTAAATCATTGTCCAACGACACGATTACAATTGAGAACAGCTCTTTCAGATCATGGACTTCTAAGCAAAACTTCTATTCCGAATGACGGAGAATGTATTGAATATTAG
- a CDS encoding DUF1573 domain-containing protein, with amino-acid sequence MKMIKISMLALALGLMSFSAIAPVQSLVSETEISGTAASTIAWKAETIDVGQIPQGTPKAIVYEFKNTGKTAVVITNVQGSCGCTATDYTKEPIQAGKSGKVTATYNAANKGAFTKTVTVTTSAETTPKVLTLKGTVI; translated from the coding sequence ATGAAAATGATCAAAATTTCGATGTTAGCTTTGGCTTTAGGCCTAATGTCTTTTTCAGCAATTGCTCCCGTACAATCTTTAGTTTCAGAAACTGAGATTTCAGGAACTGCAGCTTCTACAATTGCTTGGAAAGCAGAAACAATTGATGTTGGACAAATTCCGCAAGGAACTCCAAAAGCAATTGTTTACGAATTTAAAAATACTGGAAAAACGGCTGTAGTGATTACAAACGTGCAAGGATCTTGCGGCTGTACAGCTACAGATTACACAAAAGAACCAATTCAGGCTGGAAAATCTGGAAAAGTTACTGCAACTTACAATGCTGCAAACAAAGGTGCTTTTACAAAAACAGTTACTGTAACAACTAGTGCAGAAACAACACCAAAAGTACTTACTTTAAAAGGTACTGTTATTTAA
- a CDS encoding sensor histidine kinase: MKINKLNSIIILGLVAIISILVAQLLWTKEAFTIEQKKLSQKAHIALLEVAKKLYEGTNHELPVQNPVQKIANDYYIVNVDNEFEPDILEFYLKTEFKKMNITTDFEYAMYNCQSDEMIYGDYISLYKKKAECKKTVYFPKHKNLVYYFAVRFPNETTYLFSSMRFWFILSTALILILLIYVYSIFKLLQHKKYSELQRDFINNMTHEFKTPLASILIASKYLIEQKPIKEDKKLYTYTDIIINQGNKLNSHIEKILNIAKSDYAPLELKKENILMVPIIEEAIENIKLNYPEASIAIETVSKEYLIETDTFHFANLVYNLLDNAIKYCNEKPEVTIKIIENNNCLKLEFTDNGIGINPKKISFIFDKFYRVQNEKSNEVNGFGLGLYYVKEICNLQNWKIKAENNQEKGITITLSIPYKK; this comes from the coding sequence TTGAAAATTAATAAACTCAACAGCATCATTATCTTAGGATTAGTCGCTATCATTAGTATTTTGGTAGCGCAATTGCTTTGGACAAAAGAAGCTTTTACAATCGAACAAAAAAAGCTCAGCCAAAAAGCGCATATTGCTTTATTGGAAGTAGCTAAAAAATTATACGAAGGAACCAACCACGAACTTCCTGTTCAAAATCCAGTTCAGAAAATTGCAAACGATTATTATATCGTAAATGTGGATAATGAATTTGAACCCGATATTTTAGAGTTTTATCTAAAAACGGAATTCAAAAAAATGAATATCACCACCGATTTCGAATATGCGATGTACAACTGCCAAAGCGACGAAATGATCTATGGAGATTATATTTCGCTTTATAAGAAAAAAGCAGAATGTAAAAAAACTGTTTACTTCCCAAAACATAAAAATCTGGTTTATTATTTTGCTGTGCGTTTTCCCAATGAAACGACCTATTTATTTAGTTCAATGCGCTTTTGGTTTATCCTTTCAACTGCATTGATTCTGATTTTATTGATTTACGTTTATTCAATTTTTAAACTTTTACAGCATAAAAAATATTCAGAATTGCAGCGTGATTTCATTAATAATATGACGCATGAATTTAAAACACCTTTGGCTTCTATTCTGATTGCGTCAAAATATCTGATTGAACAAAAACCAATTAAAGAAGATAAAAAACTGTATACTTATACCGACATTATTATCAATCAGGGAAATAAGTTAAATAGCCATATCGAAAAGATTCTAAATATTGCAAAGTCTGATTATGCTCCTTTAGAGCTTAAAAAAGAAAATATTTTAATGGTTCCGATTATTGAAGAAGCAATAGAAAACATTAAATTAAACTATCCTGAAGCTTCAATTGCAATTGAAACTGTTTCAAAAGAATATTTAATTGAAACAGATACTTTTCATTTTGCTAATTTAGTTTACAATTTGCTGGATAATGCAATTAAATACTGTAACGAAAAGCCAGAGGTTACGATAAAAATCATCGAAAATAATAACTGCTTAAAATTGGAGTTTACTGATAACGGAATTGGAATTAATCCTAAAAAAATATCTTTTATCTTTGATAAGTTTTACCGCGTTCAGAACGAAAAAAGTAACGAAGTGAACGGATTTGGACTTGGTTTATATTATGTAAAAGAAATCTGTAATCTTCAAAACTGGAAAATAAAAGCCGAAAATAATCAAGAAAAAGGTATCACTATAACTTTATCAATTCCTTACAAAAAATGA